One genomic region from Microcystis panniformis FACHB-1757 encodes:
- a CDS encoding phospholipid carrier-dependent glycosyltransferase — MKRSLDRRQELIIVTIIWILGVLVDRFWFSLDHTIPAWDQADYLNGGIIYTQAFQNPRWFDGDWWRGLWLMSPKIPPLTYLLTIPFFNLFGISLDAGMWVMAIYSALLLFSVYGLGIILFNGTVALWAVLICQFLPGLYYYRLEYLLDFPLAAIVTFSYFCLTWWRFSGHGWLKAIAFGISFGLGMLVKQTALFFLFLPILWVLGENLWRKRWGNLAQLMLSFLTAALLMFPWYRTNWLLMLTAGKRATVDSAILEGDPPLTSPDAWTFYAQVLPYFLSWVLLLVPVVGLLISLRHIKTEDKVNRPVWIWLGVFLLGGYLLSSLNINKDARYILPLLPTLSLILSVGLLSWRGRFGSGIRWGTITIAAILTSLNLFPLGGDVITNVFSPELQHHPYLKTGWQHEEVVKEILADSPYLRSTLGVLPSTPELNQHTFSFYGGKHNFQVAGRQVGVREEDIEKDVNSLDWFLTKTGEQGSVPDVQKKIVNRVATGSDFQVEKTWQLPDDSTLSLHRKIYPSVTVKTLENAPKQVELREIAIAEKASPNQPIPVVYKWAGDWQQLKSGIVILTWQEVDGKDYWMHDHGIAMGGLMAKKLTPEEQQNSFEVTEKTAMQSAATPGVYRLSAVYLNRETGETYPIKTNAEITIDPQVAKLATPQLDLVTQLRLKSANIGQGLTGVEPIFELTNRINQYDSIQDYVLQADKAFSYRLQQQNPPDKLSLAYGLAISKVLQQDVAGAIKATEEMIKIDPYNPYHYAYQGFIYLYDWQPQAAQKVLDQARQLNPDSEEIKTLNAVAALMGGNLVKAWQLWQSN; from the coding sequence TTGAAGCGATCGCTAGATAGGAGACAGGAATTAATTATTGTCACTATTATTTGGATATTGGGGGTATTAGTCGATAGATTCTGGTTTAGTCTCGATCATACTATTCCTGCTTGGGATCAGGCCGATTATCTCAACGGTGGGATTATCTATACCCAAGCTTTCCAAAATCCGCGCTGGTTTGATGGGGATTGGTGGCGCGGTTTATGGCTAATGTCGCCAAAAATTCCCCCTTTAACCTATCTTTTAACGATTCCCTTCTTTAATCTCTTTGGTATTAGCCTTGACGCGGGTATGTGGGTAATGGCTATCTATAGCGCCCTACTGCTCTTTTCTGTGTACGGATTGGGAATTATCCTCTTTAATGGGACTGTGGCTTTATGGGCGGTCTTAATCTGTCAATTTCTACCCGGTTTATACTATTATCGCCTCGAATATCTCTTAGATTTTCCCTTAGCGGCAATTGTAACGTTTTCTTACTTCTGCTTGACATGGTGGCGATTTAGTGGTCATGGCTGGCTAAAAGCGATCGCTTTCGGGATTTCTTTCGGTTTAGGGATGTTAGTCAAACAAACCGCCCTATTTTTCCTCTTTTTGCCGATTTTGTGGGTATTGGGCGAAAATCTTTGGCGAAAACGTTGGGGTAATCTAGCGCAATTAATGCTCAGTTTTTTGACGGCAGCATTGTTAATGTTTCCCTGGTATCGGACGAATTGGTTATTAATGTTAACCGCGGGCAAACGTGCCACGGTAGATTCGGCGATTTTGGAGGGAGATCCGCCTCTTACCAGTCCAGATGCCTGGACATTTTACGCGCAAGTTTTACCCTATTTTCTTTCCTGGGTATTATTATTAGTTCCCGTGGTGGGATTATTAATCTCCTTACGCCATATAAAAACCGAAGATAAGGTTAATCGTCCTGTGTGGATTTGGTTAGGAGTTTTTCTGCTGGGGGGATACCTATTATCATCCCTCAATATCAATAAAGATGCTCGTTATATTTTGCCGCTTTTACCGACTTTATCCTTAATTTTATCCGTTGGTTTATTATCTTGGCGCGGTCGTTTTGGATCTGGTATCCGTTGGGGAACGATAACTATTGCCGCTATCCTCACCAGCTTAAATTTATTCCCCTTGGGGGGAGATGTAATTACTAATGTTTTCAGTCCCGAATTACAACACCATCCCTATTTAAAAACTGGTTGGCAGCACGAAGAAGTAGTTAAAGAGATTCTAGCCGATTCTCCCTATCTTCGCAGCACCCTAGGGGTTTTACCTTCCACCCCCGAATTAAATCAACATACCTTCTCTTTCTACGGTGGTAAACATAATTTCCAGGTTGCTGGGAGACAGGTGGGAGTTAGGGAAGAAGATATCGAAAAGGATGTCAATTCTTTAGATTGGTTTTTAACTAAAACTGGTGAACAGGGTTCCGTCCCCGATGTCCAGAAAAAAATTGTTAATCGAGTCGCCACTGGTTCAGATTTCCAAGTAGAGAAAACTTGGCAGTTACCGGATGATAGTACCCTGTCCCTACACCGAAAAATATATCCTTCCGTCACGGTTAAAACCCTTGAAAATGCGCCAAAACAGGTGGAATTAAGAGAGATTGCCATTGCTGAAAAAGCATCTCCTAATCAACCAATTCCTGTGGTTTACAAATGGGCTGGAGACTGGCAACAATTAAAGTCAGGGATAGTAATTTTAACTTGGCAAGAAGTGGACGGTAAGGATTATTGGATGCACGATCATGGTATTGCTATGGGGGGATTAATGGCAAAAAAATTAACTCCAGAAGAGCAACAAAATAGTTTTGAAGTCACTGAAAAAACTGCCATGCAGTCGGCAGCAACCCCCGGAGTTTATCGCTTATCTGCTGTCTATCTCAATCGGGAAACTGGCGAAACCTATCCGATTAAAACTAATGCTGAAATTACCATCGATCCTCAAGTTGCCAAGTTAGCAACGCCCCAATTAGATTTAGTCACCCAATTGCGCTTAAAGTCTGCTAATATTGGTCAAGGATTAACAGGTGTTGAACCAATTTTTGAGTTAACTAATCGTATCAATCAATACGATTCGATTCAGGATTATGTGCTGCAAGCAGACAAAGCTTTTTCCTATCGTTTACAGCAACAAAATCCCCCCGATAAATTATCTTTAGCCTACGGATTAGCAATTTCTAAGGTACTACAACAGGATGTGGCAGGGGCAATAAAAGCCACGGAGGAAATGATTAAAATTGACCCCTATAATCCCTATCATTATGCTTATCAAGGTTTTATTTATCTCTACGATTGGCAACCGCAAGCGGCCCAAAAAGTCTTAGATCAAGCTAGACAATTAAATCCCGATAGTGAGGAAATTAAGACTTTAAATGCAGTGGCTGCCTTGATGGGGGGAAATCTCGTTAAAGCTTGGCAATTATGGCAGTCAAATTAA
- the zds gene encoding 9,9'-di-cis-zeta-carotene desaturase, translating into MRVVIVGAGLAGMATAIDLVDAGCTVEILESRPFVGGKVGSWVDADGNHIEMGLHVFFGCYYNLFELMKKVGAFQSLLLKEHTHTFINEGGKIGELDFRFAAGAPFNGLKAFFTSSQLSAADKIFNSLALGTSPIVRGLIDFQGAMKTIRELDSISFADWFRSHGGNEGSLKKMWNPIAYALGFIDTENISARCMLTIFQFFAAKTEASVLRMLEGSPHEYLHKPIINYLEARGAKISTRRQVREILYSGEGENLQVNGMIVANGETTETITADAYVCAGDVPGIQRLIPQDWRKMPIFDNIFRLEAVPVATVQLRFDGWVTELNDAEKRRQLQKAVGIDNLLYTHQADFSCFADLALTSPRDYYRPGEGSLLQLVLTPGDPFIKAKNEDIAQHVLAQVHKLFPSSQELKMTWFSVVKLAQSLYREAPGMDVYRPSQATPIANFFLAGSYTQQDYIDSMEGATLSGKQAAKAILQQAERRKSLATV; encoded by the coding sequence ATGCGAGTGGTGATCGTTGGTGCGGGATTAGCGGGAATGGCAACAGCTATCGATCTGGTCGATGCGGGCTGTACAGTAGAAATATTAGAATCTCGTCCCTTTGTCGGGGGAAAAGTCGGTAGTTGGGTAGATGCAGACGGTAATCACATCGAGATGGGCTTGCACGTCTTTTTTGGTTGTTACTACAATCTTTTTGAGTTAATGAAAAAAGTGGGCGCTTTTCAATCCCTACTACTCAAAGAACACACCCACACTTTTATCAACGAAGGAGGAAAAATCGGCGAATTAGACTTTCGTTTCGCCGCGGGTGCGCCTTTTAACGGTTTAAAAGCCTTTTTTACCTCCTCTCAACTCTCGGCAGCCGATAAAATCTTTAATTCTCTGGCCTTAGGTACCAGTCCCATCGTCCGCGGTCTGATAGACTTTCAAGGAGCGATGAAAACGATTCGGGAGCTGGACTCGATTAGTTTTGCCGATTGGTTTCGTAGCCATGGCGGTAATGAAGGCAGTTTAAAAAAAATGTGGAATCCGATCGCCTATGCCTTAGGATTTATCGATACGGAAAATATCTCGGCCCGTTGTATGCTGACGATTTTCCAATTTTTCGCCGCTAAAACCGAAGCTTCCGTCCTGCGGATGTTGGAAGGTTCCCCCCACGAATACCTGCATAAACCGATTATTAACTATCTGGAGGCACGGGGTGCCAAAATCTCCACCCGTCGTCAAGTGCGGGAAATTCTCTATTCTGGAGAGGGCGAAAATCTGCAAGTTAATGGCATGATCGTCGCTAACGGAGAAACCACAGAAACTATCACCGCAGATGCCTACGTTTGCGCTGGTGATGTCCCTGGTATTCAGCGTCTTATTCCCCAAGATTGGCGAAAAATGCCGATTTTTGACAATATTTTCCGACTAGAAGCAGTTCCCGTCGCTACGGTACAATTGCGTTTTGACGGTTGGGTGACGGAGTTAAATGATGCCGAAAAACGCCGACAACTGCAAAAAGCGGTGGGAATTGACAATCTTTTGTACACCCACCAAGCGGATTTTTCCTGTTTTGCAGATCTTGCTCTCACCAGTCCTAGGGATTATTATCGCCCCGGAGAAGGTTCTTTATTACAGTTGGTTTTAACCCCCGGGGATCCTTTTATTAAAGCTAAAAATGAAGATATTGCCCAGCACGTTTTAGCGCAGGTCCATAAGTTATTTCCCTCCTCGCAGGAATTAAAGATGACTTGGTTTAGTGTGGTGAAATTGGCCCAGAGTCTCTATCGGGAAGCACCGGGGATGGATGTCTATCGTCCCTCGCAAGCGACTCCTATCGCTAACTTTTTCCTTGCTGGTAGTTATACCCAACAGGATTACATTGATAGCATGGAAGGAGCCACTTTATCCGGTAAACAGGCAGCCAAAGCGATCCTACAACAGGCCGAGCGCCGGAAATCTTTAGCCACGGTTTGA
- a CDS encoding aldehyde oxygenase (deformylating), producing MPELAVPLELDFTSETYKSAYSRINAIVIEGEYEANSNYIQLADILTDKKEELHRLAKMENRHMKGFQACGRNLQITPDMDYAKEFFSSLHNNFQIAYAEGKVVTCLLIQSLIIEAFAIAAYNIYIPVADPFARKITEGVVKDEYLHLNFGEEWLKANFETAKEELEAANRANLPIVWRMLNQVEDDARVLAMEKEALVEDFMISYGEALSNIGFSTRDIMRMSAYGLTAV from the coding sequence ATGCCAGAGCTTGCTGTACCATTAGAGCTTGATTTCACCAGCGAAACCTATAAATCAGCCTATAGTCGCATTAATGCCATCGTTATTGAAGGCGAATACGAGGCCAATAGTAATTATATTCAATTAGCAGACATCCTCACCGATAAAAAAGAAGAATTACACCGTCTGGCAAAAATGGAAAACCGTCACATGAAAGGTTTTCAAGCTTGCGGCCGAAATTTGCAAATCACCCCTGATATGGATTATGCCAAAGAATTCTTTTCCTCTCTGCACAATAACTTCCAAATTGCCTACGCAGAAGGTAAAGTTGTCACCTGTTTATTAATCCAATCTTTGATTATCGAAGCTTTCGCGATCGCTGCCTATAATATTTATATTCCTGTTGCTGATCCTTTTGCCCGTAAAATTACTGAAGGCGTAGTTAAAGACGAATATTTACACCTCAATTTTGGCGAAGAATGGCTAAAAGCGAACTTTGAAACCGCTAAAGAGGAATTAGAAGCGGCAAATCGCGCTAATCTACCCATTGTCTGGAGAATGCTCAATCAAGTCGAGGATGATGCTCGCGTCCTCGCTATGGAAAAAGAGGCCCTCGTGGAAGACTTTATGATTAGCTACGGGGAAGCGTTAAGCAATATCGGTTTCAGCACCCGTGATATCATGCGGATGTCTGCCTACGGATTAACTGCTGTCTAA
- a CDS encoding long-chain acyl-[acyl-carrier-protein] reductase: protein MFGLIGHLTSLEHAQSVADDLGYPEYANQGLDFWCAAPPQIVDDFHVTSITGQTITGKYIESCFLPEMLSHRWVKSAIRKVLNAMALAQKSDINITALGGFSSIIFEEFNLKDNRQVRNIELDFGRFTTGNTHTAYVICTQVETLAEKMGIDLAQSTVVVCGATGDIGSAVCRWLNEKTDTKELIYVARNQDRLQSLQEELGRGKILPLEEALPLADIIVWVASMPKGVEIDPDKLKRPCIIIDGGYPKNLGMVLNAPDISVIKGGIVEHSLDIDWKIMKIVNMDIPSRQMFACFAEAILLELEGWQTNFSWGRNQITVPKMEQIGAASRKHGFQPLLF, encoded by the coding sequence ATGTTTGGTCTTATAGGTCATCTTACCAGTTTAGAACACGCCCAATCGGTCGCCGACGATCTAGGTTATCCTGAATATGCTAACCAAGGATTAGATTTTTGGTGCGCTGCCCCCCCGCAAATTGTCGATGATTTTCATGTCACCAGCATCACGGGACAAACCATCACGGGTAAATACATCGAATCCTGTTTTTTACCGGAGATGTTGTCGCATCGTTGGGTAAAGTCTGCTATTCGTAAGGTGCTAAATGCCATGGCACTCGCTCAAAAAAGTGATATCAATATCACCGCACTCGGCGGTTTTTCTTCAATTATTTTCGAGGAGTTTAATCTCAAAGATAATCGACAGGTGCGGAATATCGAGCTAGATTTTGGCCGTTTTACCACCGGTAACACCCACACCGCTTACGTCATCTGCACTCAGGTGGAAACCCTCGCTGAAAAAATGGGCATCGATTTAGCTCAATCTACCGTCGTGGTTTGTGGGGCCACCGGAGATATCGGCAGCGCTGTTTGTCGTTGGTTAAATGAAAAAACCGATACAAAAGAACTAATCTATGTGGCACGCAATCAAGATCGTTTACAATCTCTGCAAGAGGAGTTAGGTCGCGGTAAAATTCTACCCCTAGAGGAGGCTTTACCCCTAGCTGATATCATTGTTTGGGTGGCTAGTATGCCTAAAGGGGTAGAAATTGATCCAGATAAACTCAAGCGCCCCTGCATTATTATTGATGGTGGTTATCCGAAAAATTTAGGCATGGTGTTAAATGCCCCCGATATTTCGGTGATTAAGGGCGGCATTGTCGAGCATTCCCTCGATATTGACTGGAAAATTATGAAAATCGTTAATATGGATATTCCCTCTCGTCAAATGTTTGCCTGTTTTGCTGAGGCGATTTTATTGGAGTTGGAGGGTTGGCAAACTAATTTTTCCTGGGGACGCAATCAAATTACTGTCCCTAAAATGGAACAAATCGGCGCAGCTTCCCGTAAACACGGTTTTCAACCTTTGTTATTTTAA
- a CDS encoding DUF58 domain-containing protein, with amino-acid sequence MKTWLEDRGILPAYGGGVIIGITLCFFGAATNTMAGWLYAISGTTIAVLILSIILPRRSLLPLKVRRLAIVPVSAGDDLSISLEIENTSNQPINLLEVTDILPIVLDQPKITPIEVIASKSCHRWTYYLPTSKRGIYHWQEVQLRTAAPLGLFWCRRCQQAAAKALVYPQVLPLQQCPLIDSLGQEMEQKLENNRYYQRASQGLTRNLRQYRQGDSTRLIHWKTSARLGELQIRELEVLTGGQEVIICLDTLCDWQEDSFERAIIAAASLYFYAHRRQLNVKLWTGETGLIQGERVILETLAAIEAKASQKNANLPNLPLIWLTSNFNSIEPLTPGSRWLFFLAADSRESPSPLIRQFSGLAIEPEISLQQQLQKPPR; translated from the coding sequence ATGAAAACTTGGTTAGAAGATCGCGGTATTTTACCCGCTTACGGTGGGGGGGTAATCATTGGCATTACCCTCTGTTTTTTCGGAGCTGCGACCAATACCATGGCGGGATGGTTGTATGCTATCTCTGGCACGACGATCGCTGTTTTAATTTTATCGATAATTTTACCCCGTCGTTCCCTTCTTCCTCTGAAAGTGCGTCGTCTTGCCATTGTACCCGTGAGTGCAGGAGACGATCTTAGTATTAGCCTAGAGATAGAAAATACTAGCAATCAGCCGATAAATCTGTTAGAAGTGACAGATATCCTGCCTATAGTTCTCGATCAGCCAAAAATAACCCCAATAGAAGTGATTGCCTCCAAAAGTTGCCATCGTTGGACTTATTATTTACCCACCAGTAAACGAGGTATTTATCACTGGCAAGAAGTACAATTAAGAACAGCGGCCCCTCTCGGTTTATTTTGGTGTCGTCGTTGTCAGCAAGCAGCGGCTAAAGCTTTAGTTTATCCCCAAGTTTTACCCTTGCAACAATGTCCCCTGATCGATTCCCTCGGTCAAGAGATGGAACAAAAATTAGAAAATAATCGCTATTATCAAAGGGCTAGTCAAGGACTTACCCGTAACTTGAGACAATATCGCCAGGGTGATTCTACCCGTTTAATTCACTGGAAAACTAGCGCCCGTTTGGGAGAATTGCAAATTCGGGAATTAGAAGTGTTAACGGGGGGACAGGAAGTGATTATCTGTCTCGATACCCTCTGTGATTGGCAAGAAGACAGTTTTGAACGGGCGATTATTGCCGCTGCTTCCCTCTATTTTTATGCCCATCGTCGGCAACTAAATGTGAAACTCTGGACCGGTGAAACGGGGTTAATTCAGGGGGAAAGGGTCATTTTAGAAACTTTAGCGGCTATAGAGGCAAAAGCTAGTCAAAAAAATGCCAATCTGCCTAATTTACCGCTAATTTGGTTGACAAGTAACTTCAATTCCATCGAACCACTCACCCCCGGGAGCCGTTGGTTATTTTTCCTCGCTGCCGATTCTAGGGAGAGTCCTTCACCCTTAATCCGACAGTTTAGCGGATTGGCGATCGAACCAGAAATTTCTCTACAACAACAATTGCAAAAACCCCCTCGTTGA
- a CDS encoding MFS transporter: MTVAVVNAFKTFRSLTAETRRQLLILFVTALFFWISITTLVPTLPTYIKLLGGSKQDIGFVMGAFAIGLILSRSWLGNLVDRRSRKLVVLFGTIVAATAPLGYLFFRDLSSLFAVRAYHGLSIAAFTTGYSTLVVDFSPVRQRGEIIGYMSLTAPLGMGIGPALGSYLYESIGYDGLFLVSATSGAIAFLLGFSIQEPDFKKKLAQMKAENQTIERSFWALCQERAFLVPTLVFLLVGTLFGGLVAFLPLFLLENQIPFSAGLFYSYAALSGVIGRILSGGASDRYGRGLFITISVFCYGLSMLVLSSARSPSDLILAAILEGTGGGILFPMLLALISDRSGPQERGRAYSICIGGFDVGTALAGPILGVLAISYETMFSLSSGLAVIALFLFFTLSNPTIFHSFLFAFGLEKDRYALRGQLQ, translated from the coding sequence GTGACGGTCGCTGTTGTGAACGCTTTCAAAACTTTTCGATCGCTTACTGCCGAGACTCGTCGTCAACTACTGATCCTCTTCGTCACGGCGCTGTTTTTCTGGATAAGTATCACCACTCTCGTCCCCACTCTCCCCACCTATATTAAATTACTAGGCGGTAGCAAACAAGATATCGGTTTTGTCATGGGGGCCTTTGCCATCGGTTTAATTTTATCGCGCAGTTGGTTAGGCAATCTAGTCGATCGCCGCAGTCGCAAATTAGTGGTTTTATTTGGAACTATTGTCGCCGCTACCGCACCCCTCGGTTATCTATTTTTTCGCGATCTTTCCTCTTTATTCGCCGTCCGCGCCTACCATGGCCTCAGTATCGCTGCTTTTACCACTGGTTACAGTACCCTAGTGGTGGATTTTTCCCCCGTTCGTCAACGGGGGGAGATAATTGGTTATATGAGCTTAACTGCACCCCTAGGCATGGGAATCGGTCCGGCTTTAGGCAGTTATCTCTACGAATCGATCGGTTATGACGGTTTATTTCTAGTTTCTGCCACTTCAGGAGCGATCGCCTTTCTCTTGGGTTTCTCCATTCAAGAACCAGACTTCAAGAAAAAATTAGCCCAAATGAAGGCAGAAAATCAGACAATCGAGCGCAGTTTTTGGGCATTATGTCAAGAGCGAGCTTTTTTAGTCCCTACCTTAGTTTTTCTATTGGTCGGTACTTTATTCGGCGGTTTAGTCGCTTTTTTACCCCTGTTTCTCCTCGAAAATCAGATCCCTTTCAGTGCCGGTCTATTCTACAGTTATGCGGCACTATCGGGCGTAATCGGACGGATTTTGTCGGGAGGAGCCAGTGATCGCTATGGACGGGGTTTATTCATCACTATTAGCGTTTTTTGCTATGGTTTATCCATGTTGGTTCTATCCTCTGCCCGATCTCCTTCCGATTTAATTTTAGCCGCTATCCTCGAAGGTACGGGAGGGGGGATTTTATTCCCTATGTTACTGGCTTTAATCTCCGATCGCTCTGGGCCCCAAGAACGCGGCCGGGCCTATTCTATCTGCATCGGCGGTTTTGATGTGGGAACAGCCTTAGCCGGTCCAATTCTGGGGGTTTTAGCAATTTCCTACGAAACTATGTTTAGTTTATCGTCAGGATTAGCTGTTATTGCTCTCTTTCTCTTTTTTACTCTCTCTAACCCCACTATATTTCATTCTTTTCTCTTCGCTTTCGGTTTAGAAAAAGATCGTTATGCTCTGCGCGGACAATTACAATAA
- a CDS encoding DUF3782 domain-containing protein, whose translation MATTSEDVWRLLAELTTAQKETDRQLKETDKQLKEVSQQQKETELLLKEVSQQQKENAQQQKETDKQLKELGKQIGGLGAKFGSFTEGLALPSMETILRQRFGMEVVSPSVRVSKEGKHLEIDVLAYTNGELNTAYIVEVKSHAREESITQLKSILQRFRRFFPEHKDKKLYGILAAVDLSPELREKILQEGLYVARIHDQVFELDIPDNFQPQTY comes from the coding sequence ATGGCAACCACATCCGAAGATGTATGGCGACTCTTAGCCGAATTAACTACCGCTCAAAAAGAAACTGACCGACAACTCAAGGAAACTGACAAACAACTCAAGGAAGTTAGTCAACAACAGAAGGAGACTGAACTACTATTAAAAGAAGTTAGTCAACAACAGAAGGAAAACGCCCAACAACAGAAGGAAACTGACAAACAACTCAAAGAACTGGGCAAACAAATTGGGGGACTTGGTGCCAAATTCGGCAGCTTTACCGAAGGACTTGCCCTTCCCTCAATGGAAACGATTCTCAGACAACGCTTTGGTATGGAAGTTGTTAGTCCCAGTGTGCGAGTCAGTAAAGAAGGAAAACACCTAGAAATTGATGTTCTTGCCTATACCAATGGTGAGCTAAATACTGCTTATATCGTTGAGGTTAAAAGTCATGCCAGAGAGGAGTCTATTACACAATTAAAAAGTATTTTGCAACGGTTTCGCCGCTTTTTTCCCGAACACAAAGATAAAAAACTCTATGGCATATTAGCGGCGGTTGATTTATCCCCGGAATTACGGGAAAAAATTCTGCAAGAAGGGCTTTATGTGGCTCGGATTCATGACCAAGTATTTGAATTAGATATTCCCGATAATTTTCAACCTCAAACCTATTAA
- a CDS encoding DUF3782 domain-containing protein: protein MATTSEDVWRLLAELTAAQKETDRQLKETDKQLKELGKQIGGLGAKFGSFTEGLALPSMETILRQRFGMEVVSPSVRASKEGKHLEIDVLAYTNGELNTAYIVEVKSHAREESITQLKSILQRFRRFFPEHKDKKLYGILAAVDLSPELREKILQEGLYVARIHDQVFELDIPDNFQPQIY from the coding sequence ATGGCAACCACATCCGAAGATGTATGGCGACTCTTAGCCGAATTAACTGCCGCTCAAAAAGAAACTGACCGACAACTCAAGGAAACTGACAAACAACTCAAAGAACTGGGCAAACAAATTGGGGGACTTGGTGCCAAATTCGGCAGCTTTACCGAAGGACTTGCCCTTCCCTCAATGGAAACGATTCTCAGACAACGCTTTGGTATGGAAGTTGTTAGTCCCAGTGTGCGCGCCAGTAAAGAAGGAAAACACCTAGAAATTGATGTTCTTGCCTATACCAATGGTGAGCTAAATACTGCTTATATCGTTGAGGTTAAAAGTCATGCCAGAGAGGAGTCTATTACACAATTAAAAAGTATTTTGCAACGGTTTCGCCGCTTTTTTCCCGAACACAAAGATAAAAAACTCTATGGCATATTAGCGGCGGTTGATTTATCCCCGGAATTACGGGAAAAAATTCTGCAAGAAGGGCTTTATGTGGCTCGGATTCATGACCAAGTATTTGAATTAGATATTCCCGATAATTTTCAACCTCAAATCTATTAA
- the purU gene encoding formyltetrahydrofolate deformylase, giving the protein MTAATATLLISCPDQIGLVAKIANFIYANGGNIIHADQHTDFSAGLFLMRIEWQLEGFNLPRGMIEPAFAAIAKPLQASWSLHFSDTVPRLAIWVTKQDHCLLDLLWRQHGGEIRAEIPLIISNHPELHSVANQFGIEFHHLPITAETKIEQEARQLELLREYRIDLVILAKYMQVLTPDFINFFPNIINIHHSFLPAFAGANPYQRAYDRGVKIIGATAHYITADLDQGPIIEQDVVRVSHRDTVGDLIRQGKDLERVVLARAVRLHLQNRVLVYANRTVVFA; this is encoded by the coding sequence ATGACTGCTGCCACTGCAACCTTGTTAATTTCTTGTCCTGACCAGATTGGTCTAGTGGCGAAAATCGCTAATTTTATCTACGCTAATGGCGGCAATATTATCCACGCTGACCAACACACGGATTTTTCGGCGGGATTGTTCCTGATGCGGATAGAATGGCAATTAGAAGGGTTTAATTTACCCCGTGGGATGATCGAACCAGCTTTCGCCGCTATTGCCAAACCTTTGCAGGCTAGTTGGTCTTTGCATTTTTCCGATACTGTCCCGCGTCTAGCTATTTGGGTGACAAAACAGGATCATTGTCTCCTCGATTTATTATGGCGACAACACGGGGGAGAAATTAGGGCAGAAATTCCTTTAATTATTAGCAATCATCCAGAATTACACTCAGTTGCCAATCAATTCGGTATTGAGTTTCATCATCTTCCCATTACCGCCGAAACCAAGATTGAACAGGAAGCCAGACAATTAGAGTTACTGCGGGAATACCGGATAGATTTAGTGATTTTAGCTAAATATATGCAGGTTCTCACTCCAGATTTTATTAACTTTTTCCCCAATATTATCAATATTCATCATTCTTTTTTACCGGCTTTTGCCGGAGCTAATCCCTATCAACGGGCTTACGATCGAGGGGTAAAAATTATTGGAGCCACCGCCCATTATATCACTGCCGATCTCGATCAGGGGCCAATTATCGAGCAGGATGTGGTCAGAGTTAGCCATCGCGATACCGTAGGAGATTTAATTCGTCAAGGTAAGGATTTAGAAAGGGTGGTGTTAGCGCGAGCGGTACGTTTACACTTGCAAAATCGCGTTTTGGTTTACGCTAATCGCACGGTAGTGTTCGCTTAA
- a CDS encoding (2Fe-2S) ferredoxin domain-containing protein, which produces MSKSVTSMVPFQVVGQFLGFVLKDGYKVKYLRISVDKREYWFKPEKTLRDHIPLNIALHSWLKVTGESSLCSKKGKLKLRVLGIEHLSGEKTPEVAPAKAKKATVLICQKSDCWKNGGARVCQRLESGLEEKGLGEAVNIKLTGCLKQCKKGPNLVVMPDKKHYNQVAPQDVPSLIERHFATSEQGNSLSV; this is translated from the coding sequence ATGTCAAAATCTGTAACTAGCATGGTTCCCTTTCAAGTGGTCGGTCAATTCCTCGGTTTTGTCCTCAAGGACGGATATAAGGTAAAATACCTGAGAATCAGTGTTGATAAACGAGAATATTGGTTTAAGCCCGAAAAAACACTGCGAGACCACATACCTCTCAATATTGCTCTCCACTCATGGCTAAAAGTGACGGGAGAAAGTAGTCTTTGTTCAAAAAAGGGAAAATTAAAACTGAGGGTACTAGGGATCGAGCATTTATCTGGCGAAAAAACCCCAGAAGTCGCCCCGGCAAAAGCGAAAAAAGCCACCGTCTTAATCTGTCAGAAGTCTGATTGTTGGAAAAATGGCGGTGCGAGAGTTTGCCAAAGGTTGGAGAGTGGTTTAGAGGAAAAAGGACTGGGAGAAGCGGTGAATATTAAATTAACCGGCTGTTTAAAACAGTGCAAAAAAGGCCCGAATCTGGTGGTTATGCCCGATAAAAAGCATTATAATCAGGTAGCTCCCCAAGATGTCCCCTCCCTAATCGAGCGGCATTTTGCCACTTCTGAGCAAGGGAATAGCCTATCAGTCTAA